From the genome of Deltaproteobacteria bacterium:
CCAGTTTGGCCCGCTGTTCCCGGGAAACCGCCGAAATTCGGGCCGCCTTTCCGGAAAGATCGCGGAGATAATTCAGCTTCGCCCGCCGGACCTTACCGTACTGTACAACTTCGATCCGATCAACGATCGGGGAATGAAAAGGAAAGGTCCGTTCCACTCCCACACCGTTGGAGATCTTCCGGACGGTAAAGGCCTTACGAAGACCGGTTCCCTGTATACCGATCACCAGACCTTCAAAAACCTGGATCCGTTCCTTTTTCCCCTCGACGATCCGGACATGGACCCGTACCGTCGTGCCGGAACGAAGGACCGGAAGATCTTTCTTTAACGCTCTTGTTTCCAAGGATTCGATAATGTTCACGAGTTATTCTCCTTCTGAGG
Proteins encoded in this window:
- the rplS gene encoding 50S ribosomal protein L19, whose product is MNIIESLETRALKKDLPVLRSGTTVRVHVRIVEGKKERIQVFEGLVIGIQGTGLRKAFTVRKISNGVGVERTFPFHSPIVDRIEVVQYGKVRRAKLNYLRDLSGKAARISAVSREQRAKLEKGNNASG